The Dokdonia sp. 4H-3-7-5 genomic interval CTTTACGGTTAAGGATAATGGAATCGGGATTCCTAAGGAATACCATGATAAAATATTTAAAATTTTTCAGTCACTTAATAACCATAAAGACTCGACGGGTATAGGACTTTCTATTGTTAAGAAAATAGTAGACCTTTATAAAGGAAGTATCTGGTTAGAGAGCAACGTAGGAGAGGGGACTACTTTCTTTTTTACATTACAAAAATAATATAATGAGAACAGTACAACTACAACGCGACTCGTCTGGTTCATGGCACTATTTAAGTGAATCAATAACACTTAATAATCCGCTGGTGCTTATTCTAGGAAATCGTTTTCTTCTAGAAAAAGAAAGCGTTTTTGAGGAAGTAAGAGACTTATTTCCTTCAGGGCATCTTGTTTTTGGATCTTCTAGTGGTGAGATTGTAGCTGGAGCAGTAAATGATGAACATATCACCATAACTGCCATAGAATTTGAAAAGTCTTCCTTTGAGATTCAAACATTTAATATACATGAAGTAGGAGATGATAGTGAGAAGGCGGGATCTACGATAATTAAGAAGTTAACTGCAGAAGGCCTTAAGCATGTATTTGTGTTATCTGAAGGAAGTTTTGTAAATGGATCTGCGCTCACCAAGGGAATGCAAGGAGCATTGCCTAATGTTTTAATTACTGGCGGACTGTGTGGAGATGATGCACGTTTTGAAAAAACACTTGCTTCTTATAATGAGGCGCCAAAGGAAGGCGAGATTGTAGTCATAGGTTTTTATGGAGAAACTTTTGAAGCGTCATTTTCTATTTATGGTGGGTGGACACCCTTTGGACCAGAAAGGCTAATTACAAAATCTGATGGTAATATCTTATACGAGATAGATGGTAAACCAGCATTAGATTTATACAAAACCTACCTAGGCGATAAAGCAAAAGATTTACCAGGCTCTGCGCTTATTTATCCGCTCAATGTAAAAAGTGCAGAAAATGACCAGTCATTTGTGCGTACTATTTTAAATATAGATGAAGAGAAAAACGCGATGATTCTAGCAGGAGATGTGCCAGAGCAATCTAAGGTACAACTTATGATGACAAATATGGATAGCATCGCTTCGGCATCAGAAACCGCAGCATTGAGGGCTATGGAGGGAAGGAATAATCCGCCACAATTAGCATTGCTTATAAGTTGTATAGGACGTAAATTAGTATTAGATCAACGTATAGAAGAAGAAGTTGAGGAGGTAATGAGTGTGATAGGTGATGATGTAGTGATAAGTGGGATGTACTCTTACGGAGAGATTGCCCCTTTTTACGGAGAACGTAGTTGTAAATTGCACAACCAGACCATGACAATTACCTTAATAAGCGAGTAAATGAATCCACTGTTAAAAAGACAAATACGTAAATATCTTCCTGACGATCTTAAAGAGCGTGAGGATATGCAGGTCTTTTTTAATGCGGTGGCAGCATCGTATGATAATCTTGACGATCAATTCAAGATGAACCAGCGAGCTATGCAAATAAGCTCAGATGAGTTATATGAGGCAAATAAGCAGCTTAGAGAAGAATCAGAACGCCAGCAAGGTTTATTAATACGTTTACAGTCTGTAATAAATGCTGTACAACCTTTTGGTGAAGAAGATGGAGACATAGATATTGGAGAAACAAATCTAGCCGAATATATAAGCCAGCAGGCAGAGCAACTTATCCTAGTAAATAGGGATCAAGAATTACTTGTAAAAGAGCTTGCATTACAAAACCAAGAGCTCAATGATTATGCACACATTGTATCTCATGACCTCAAGTCACCACTGCGCAGTATTGAGGCATTAGTAAGCTGGCTTAAAGAAGATTATGGAGATGCTATAGGCGAGGAGGGAAAAACACAAATAGGGCTTATAGTAACCCATTTAGAAAAAATGGATGCCCTTATTACAGGAATCTTAAATTACTCTTCTATTGATAAGGAAGTTCGTACAGAGCGAAAAATAGATTTAAATATTCTTGTAAAAGAGACTGTAGATCTCATGCATCTACCAGAACATATTACTATTAATGTACATAAGCTGCCCACTATTCTAGCAGATCGTTTTAAAATTCAGCAGTTGTTTCAAAACTTGATAGGTAATGCTGTGAGTAGTATTGATAAGCCTAAGGGAGTTGTAGAAGTAATTGCACGAAATCTTGATGACGTTTTCCAGTTTGAAATAAAGGATAATGGAAAAGGAATTAATCAGGCATACTTCCATAAGATTTTTCAAGTCTTTCAAAAGCTAGAAAATGATTCTGAAAGCACGGGAATAGGCTTATCTATCGTTAAGAAAATTGTCCATTTTTATGATGGTAAGATTTGGTTAGATAGCACCGAAGGTGTAGGGACCACATTTTATTTTACACTACCTCAAACTACATAATATGGAACAGCCTAATCTTAATTATATAAAGGAACTTTCAGGTGGAGACGCAGGTTTTGAAAAAAAACTTATAGGCGTTGTACAAACAGAATTACCTCAAGAAATCGCCGAGTATGAAGGTAATATGAATGATTCCGCTTTCGCGAAAGCGGCCGAAAACGTACATAAGATAAAGCACAAATTAGGAATCGTAGGATTAGAAAAAGGGTACGAACTGGCCATTGCCTATGAAGATGAACTTAAGGAAGGAAAGTCTACCTTGAAAGAAGAATTTGATAGCATTCTAACCGCTGTAATCCATTTCATAAAAGATTTATAATCTGTAAATTGCATAATAAATCACAAAATATCTAAATGTTGAACTGTATAATTGTAGATGATGAAACTGCGGCACGTACTATCGTATCGCATTTATGTAGCCAGGTAGATGAACTCAATGTAATTGATGAGTTTCCTAATGCAATGCAGGCAATCAAGTTTTTAAATAAGAACGAGATTGACCTCATATTCTTAGACATACACATGCCAGATTTTACTGGTTTTGACTTTATAGATTCGCTCAAAAACCCGCCTAAAATTGTACTTACAACATCAGATCGCGACTTTGCGATAGAAGCTTTTGAGTATGATTGTATTGTAGATTATCTAGTAAAGCCTATAACGCTGCCTAGATTTCTCAAAGCCATGCAAAAAGTAGAGAACTTTAAATCTCCGGTTGCACAAAAAACTGCGTTGCCTCAAGAAGCAAAACAAGAAGAGGCTTCAGAAAAGGAGATGTATGTAAACATAGATAGGCGTCTCATAAAAATTGAGTTTGATAAAGTCTTTCTAGTAGAAGCAAAAGGTGACTACGTACTTATAAAAACCGAAGGAAAAAATTATACCGTACATTCTACACTTAAAAAAATAGGAGAAAAACTACCAGATAGTCTTTTCTTAAAAATACATCGCTCTTACATTATTAATATTAAGAAAATAGTTGATATTGAGGACAATAGTGTCCTGATAGCTAGAGATGTAATCCCAATAAGTCGATCTAACAGACCTGAACTTATGAAGCGTCTTAACTTGCTATAAAACGACAAATTCCATTCGTCTACAGTAAATTACCACTCAACGATACAAGTATCAGTGCGGTCGAATAAATTGAAAATCAGGGTATAAACTGCCTAATTTTGTTTCTATAATCACATCAATAGAAGCATTATGATTGCAAATTTCTACTCTCTTACAAGACAATTAATCGCACTAAGCTGCTTGTTGTATTTATTTACAGCCAGCGCACAAGATGTACCTTTTAATTGTGATTATAGTGCATATTTATTTCAATACAATGACGTGTACGCTATTGACCTTGCTTCTGGAAACTCTTTTCTAGCAGCAAAGGATATCACAGCAGGAAACATTAATGCAGCAGCATATAATCCAGCAGATGGGTACATCTGGGGATACTTATCAAGCCCTGCAAAATCTATTGTCAAAATAGGTAAGAACTTTGAGACTACTACTATCACTATAGATGCATTACCTTCTGGTAACAAGTATGTAGGTGACATAAGCGCTACAGGACAATATTATTTTAAAGCTGGTGGGAGCACATACTACACTGTAGACCTCGACCCAAATTCAGAAACATACACAGAGCTTACTGCAACTGCATCATTAACACAAAGTTTAAATATACACGACTGGGCTTTTAATGCTGTAGATAACCAATTATATGCAGTAGAGAAAGTAACAAACATATTATATAGAATTAACCCAGAAAATGGACAGGTGCAACCTTTAGGTATTGTGCCTATCTTATCAGGGCTTAATTACACTTATGGAGCCGTTTATTTTGATGCATCAGGACGTTTCTACGTATCTGCAAATCAAACAGGGACTATCTACGTGATACAGAGTGTTCAAGACCTTGATGGGATAGGAGTAATAGATTCAAATCTTTTTGCCTTTGGGCCATCTAGTGCAAGTAATGATGGCGCACGTTGCCCTACAGCACCAGTGTTACAAGAAATTTGTGATAACGGAATTGATGATGACGGTGACGGACTTATTGATTGTGAAGATCCATCATGTTCAGGATACGGGATGTGTGCGACTATTGACCCAGAAGCATCTACAGGAAATAAAGGAGGACTAGAAAGTAACAATAGACTGTCTAACGCCATTGCAAAACGTAATTTTAATCGTGCAAAGGAGAGTTATGAGTTTAACAAAGACCTTGCACCACTAGTAGATAAGAAAGAAACCTATGCCGTAAGAACTGCACAGGCCTTTACGCTAGCAGATCTTATCCCACTAGAGGAGATTGATGAAGATTATGTAGTAGAGTCTACACCTACAGATCTTGTAGCTATCACAAATGCAACAGATGTATATGCTGTAGATTATATAAAAGGAGAGCTCTCAACCGCATCTATACTTGCACTTAAGACAGAAAATGGCGTGTATGAGCACACTAAGTATATCTGTGATCGTTTATTAGGAGCAGAGCTTATCTCTGTCTCTACCATAGCAATTAATGATCAACAATTTATTAAGTCCCTCATTAAAAATATAGATGGGAGTGTAGAATTTGTTTTAAGCCTTTCGGCGAAAATGGTAAACAACGAGACTGAGTTTGCTGTAGAAAGCCACTGGAATCTTGATAGCTATGAAGATGATGTAACATTTTACAACTTCCAAATATGGGCAAACTCGATAGATGATTTACACAAACTAGGACAACAAGTTTTGAATCTTCTAGAAGTACAGAAGGCAGTAACTTCATATAATACCTCGACACCACCTACCGTATTTGTAAAAAAAGGAAACTATAACAACGGAGCTTTACAACTAGAAATCATCAATACAAACGCAACCGAAAGTGTAACTTTTGACGCAGGAATAAGAGCAACAGAAACAAGCGAGATTGTAACGACGACATCTAGCATCTCACTTGGCGAAAATTACATCACACAAGTAACCATAGATACTGGATACTTATTTGACATAGGCTTTAGAATAGGCGACGGGATTAATACTCCAGATGATTTATTCTTATCTGACGGGCCATGGGGAGTAGATGCATCTCA includes:
- a CDS encoding FIST signal transduction protein; this translates as MRTVQLQRDSSGSWHYLSESITLNNPLVLILGNRFLLEKESVFEEVRDLFPSGHLVFGSSSGEIVAGAVNDEHITITAIEFEKSSFEIQTFNIHEVGDDSEKAGSTIIKKLTAEGLKHVFVLSEGSFVNGSALTKGMQGALPNVLITGGLCGDDARFEKTLASYNEAPKEGEIVVIGFYGETFEASFSIYGGWTPFGPERLITKSDGNILYEIDGKPALDLYKTYLGDKAKDLPGSALIYPLNVKSAENDQSFVRTILNIDEEKNAMILAGDVPEQSKVQLMMTNMDSIASASETAALRAMEGRNNPPQLALLISCIGRKLVLDQRIEEEVEEVMSVIGDDVVISGMYSYGEIAPFYGERSCKLHNQTMTITLISE
- a CDS encoding LytR/AlgR family response regulator transcription factor; amino-acid sequence: MNCIIVDDETAARTIVSHLCSQVDELNVIDEFPNAMQAIKFLNKNEIDLIFLDIHMPDFTGFDFIDSLKNPPKIVLTTSDRDFAIEAFEYDCIVDYLVKPITLPRFLKAMQKVENFKSPVAQKTALPQEAKQEEASEKEMYVNIDRRLIKIEFDKVFLVEAKGDYVLIKTEGKNYTVHSTLKKIGEKLPDSLFLKIHRSYIINIKKIVDIEDNSVLIARDVIPISRSNRPELMKRLNLL
- a CDS encoding Hpt domain-containing protein, which codes for MEQPNLNYIKELSGGDAGFEKKLIGVVQTELPQEIAEYEGNMNDSAFAKAAENVHKIKHKLGIVGLEKGYELAIAYEDELKEGKSTLKEEFDSILTAVIHFIKDL
- a CDS encoding DUF6923 family protein; translation: MIANFYSLTRQLIALSCLLYLFTASAQDVPFNCDYSAYLFQYNDVYAIDLASGNSFLAAKDITAGNINAAAYNPADGYIWGYLSSPAKSIVKIGKNFETTTITIDALPSGNKYVGDISATGQYYFKAGGSTYYTVDLDPNSETYTELTATASLTQSLNIHDWAFNAVDNQLYAVEKVTNILYRINPENGQVQPLGIVPILSGLNYTYGAVYFDASGRFYVSANQTGTIYVIQSVQDLDGIGVIDSNLFAFGPSSASNDGARCPTAPVLQEICDNGIDDDGDGLIDCEDPSCSGYGMCATIDPEASTGNKGGLESNNRLSNAIAKRNFNRAKESYEFNKDLAPLVDKKETYAVRTAQAFTLADLIPLEEIDEDYVVESTPTDLVAITNATDVYAVDYIKGELSTASILALKTENGVYEHTKYICDRLLGAELISVSTIAINDQQFIKSLIKNIDGSVEFVLSLSAKMVNNETEFAVESHWNLDSYEDDVTFYNFQIWANSIDDLHKLGQQVLNLLEVQKAVTSYNTSTPPTVFVKKGNYNNGALQLEIINTNATESVTFDAGIRATETSEIVTTTSSISLGENYITQVTIDTGYLFDIGFRIGDGINTPDDLFLSDGPWGVDASQEGTEVVSYEISENEEIYGDDTYAIERNLSLTATTNSYVASYRALTARFQAVDVSMFNALQMTAKGTGNLEITFVKESIEIWEDQYKATIVLTDNYQDFDISFENFTSPSGTPLLLNDLVTVVFTMVSQDGTMVTKEMDVNDIQFANSEVLSTEENIVVADALINYPNPFISQTTIRLPQSSATVQITVVDMLGRIVDVQDITTNNGGLTAAYNAPNLQTGIYTYKIIDSASQQHSGKFVIKR
- a CDS encoding sensor histidine kinase — its product is MNPLLKRQIRKYLPDDLKEREDMQVFFNAVAASYDNLDDQFKMNQRAMQISSDELYEANKQLREESERQQGLLIRLQSVINAVQPFGEEDGDIDIGETNLAEYISQQAEQLILVNRDQELLVKELALQNQELNDYAHIVSHDLKSPLRSIEALVSWLKEDYGDAIGEEGKTQIGLIVTHLEKMDALITGILNYSSIDKEVRTERKIDLNILVKETVDLMHLPEHITINVHKLPTILADRFKIQQLFQNLIGNAVSSIDKPKGVVEVIARNLDDVFQFEIKDNGKGINQAYFHKIFQVFQKLENDSESTGIGLSIVKKIVHFYDGKIWLDSTEGVGTTFYFTLPQTT